AAACCGATGTCTCTTTCTTCAAAACTCAATGCACAATGTGCCAAACATGCGCGGAAAATAGTTCAGTTGTTGAACATGATTCGGTAATTAATAAGATTCTTAACCGTTGAGATTGAAAAAGTGTCATCTATCCAAACATTTAAAGGTGAAAATAcacgcgtaaaatattttacagaagGATATCATTCCAACGGAGgaagataaaagaaaaagaaaaccgcATGACGAATTTGATATATTCGGGAAAAGTATTGCATTTCAGTTACGAAATATAAgattcggtgaatatttaaTGGTGCGCTATTGCGTATCGCAGAAATATATTGTTAACGTAGAGCCGTTTATTTTTAGAGGTTGCAATTAAGTTGGAGAGACGAATACAGGATCTGATTGCACAAGAACGTCTTGATAATATTAAATCGAAATACGTATCTCACAGTGTTCCTTCAAATTGTTGTAGTTGTAACTGTAGTGATTGTAAAGTTATAAACAAGGATATGATTTGTAGCTGCGGTTTACCGGTAATAATGATCAAAACCGATCAGTCATGTGAATTCAATTGCAAATAACGGATGTGAagtacatttttataattttcattaatttactCATGTGgggagaaaagaattttttgtcaATTATGCAACTTCTTTTTTATCATAGGACAATAAATATACAATGTTCACTGACTGAATAACGATTTATATTTTGTAGTTACTTTTGTGGTTACTCAAGACATATACATGTAGTTTTGGTaaaaaagttaataaaataACATAAAATAATTTGACAAACGCTCTTGTTCGATGTATCGTACGAGCAAATTCAGATGTGTTCTCTAACCAATATTAACTTTATTGTATCAATACGTGTAAAATTCTTAACGTGCAAAGTATTACGCCCGTAATTTTGCAAATACATCGTATCGTAGTATCGGCAGCAAAAACGTTTGAACGGAAATGTCGTCCAAGTGGAACGAGAAATTAGTGACCAGTTTTTTGAAAGTATACAAGCAGTATCCATGTTTGTGGAATCCGTATCACAAGGACTATTATAATTGCCGAGAAAAGTACAAAGCGTTGCAGAAAATTATCGATGATATCGGTACACCTGACTTTACTGTAACTGACTATTTGCAACAAATCAAGATAATAAGAGAAAAGTAATGTACGACTGGAGATTTTAGCAAAGCGTGTTGCAAaaaggataaaaagaaaaattcatgtCGAGAGAAAATACATACAAGGTGTTTAGCTTGTCATGATACCGCTAAATTTCTCCGTTGGTTTTGATAATAGAAAAAATGTCGCAGAAGGAAATTACTCGTTTCAAGATCATAATTTTTGAAGTTCCAAATGACTTTGAAACTAGCTTTGAATGCAACAATAAATTGCTGCAACACTACGAGATTTATATTTACGATTTATTGCGTGACCCTCAGATGATATTGAACGCAAAATCAGATTAACGCTACACTCAAAAgcgacaaattatttttaaaaaatttgaagtttaaaaaccaataattgtgaaaaagatgaaaaaaaagcAGAATTAAGAAGTTTTCTAAAAAAGTCAAAATGAAGTTTGTTTTTACTTGTCTCGttaaaacaaataattttcgattattattaaaattaacgaaagcaTTTTGCGTTGATCTTGATAAATGGAACACCTTGTATTTGCGCACAAAATTGACGATTTCCATTATCGTAGGTACAAAAGAGAGCAATTGCGGACACTTAAAGGGCTGCAATCACAAAAGCGGTATAAATCACCATTCCCTTGGTACAATATAATCGCCGATATGTTAAAGAAAGTAATCgacaatgaaaaaatgaattcgAAAACGATTTTGATAGCCAAGCATCCCAACACGTCTGTTCTAAAATCTTTGAATAGCGACAACGTACGAAACTTGCGCAAAAGAGAAGTAGAAGTCCGAAGAATTCGTCCGTGTACCAATGCAACATGCGACGAAGTCGCTAAGAGAAGTAAATCAGGTTGTTCCAGTGTAAAAAGTAACTCAACATCGAATAAAACTAAAGAAGCACGATCGACGACACAAACAAAATACGTGCCATGTCCGCAGACTAGAACGTTAAGAACCGTTTCGAAAGATCGAGAAGAGGATACACTTTTGAATCAGAGACCCACTAGAGACATTGAGTCAAGACCAATGGGTAagaaataagaattttattaatgATGATTAATACATTGCACATTAAAATAAGAGTAatctaatatttcatttttaaataggATATCCCATGACTACACCGTACACGTCGATTGATTTGACATCCAATAATATAACAGAAGGACATAACAAAAGTTATGAACCACCGTTTCTGCAATGTCCCTTGTGTGGCTGGGAAGACGCAAAGTATAaacaaattgaaagaaatgCAGTGGAACCTGTAATGAAGCAGATTAATTTTGTTCCTTGTTCCGATTACTATAGAGACCTCCCTCGTGAAAGGTATACACCATGTACTGGCTGTGATAAAGGTATGTGAGGTTGTACAACTGGACTTAATAATTATATCAAATGCTTATTTTCTTGAGAAAATAATACTTGTAGATTATAATGatcaaaacaaatattttattcatcacATTATATGGTTTCATATCatctttaataatatttaaatttaaagatcTACAGAATAAAAATGCTTTAAATGTTAAAGTTTTTAAAAAGTCTACTACTATACATCAATAATAACTTATATAAATTCTGTTATATTTGTATCTATTCAGAGTATATGTCCTTGTTGTTTTGGGCCTGAATAAAGTTGTATTTTTTGAACAGATATAATGCGACGTTCCGATTATACGAAGAAGCACACAGATGATTCTAGAGATTTTGACATTTCGAAAGATCCGCCAAAGCAAGCACCTTATCCTGATCTGTCAAGTAACCACCCAGAAATGACAGCTGAGTTCTATCACGAACCATATCATGTCAGATCTATTGTAAAGTCGAAAAAGGACGAGACTACAAAAGTGACGAAAGATGTTGCTTGTGTCCGTGAACCTGTTCAGACACAAATCGTCCAATACGATCCCATGGCAAATAAATTATTAGGCGTTACCGTAGAGGCGTACACTTGGTTGAAGATCGTTCCGTCGGATTTGAAAAAGAATGTAGATGGAGCCACGTTCGCAACCCAAAGCATCTGTCAGAGTACACAGGGCGTCCAGTGTACGAAACCAAAATTGTATACAAAAGAGACGCAACTGTCTTCCAAAACTATTCCTTCTGAGGTGAATGATGCAAGCGTTAATACTGTGAATTATGTCgaacgagaaacacaaaatacaATCTGCATGCCAAACAGACCGAAACATTGTGTCTCCCTTCAAACTTTGAATCAGATCGACGAGAAAAACAAACATTGTGTGACAAGTTCGATTTGTACAATGGAGTCTAAGGAAGTTGCAATAAATACAGTAGATAAAGTATCAAAAGGGATTCAAAGCACAATTTGCATGTCACGGGGAAACTTAGCTCCCTCTTTGTCTTTTGAAAAGATGAAAGACATTGGAACTACATCATGTTTTCAGGAAAATCATAATATTTGTGTAGATGCTACATATTTTAAGAAGCATGACATTAGCCTTGTTCGGCATGTTGGTATCGATGTGCAATGTGTATCTTTGACTCAATTGAAGTCCCATGAATCTATAAATCATTGCATTCGATCTGCAGATTTGAAGGAACCTATGGAAAGGGAAAGTAAGTTTTTTGTTTAGTTAATTTTTGGTTCTTATATAATTGTTTTTCAGTATAGAGTATAACTATTATTTGACAATGTTGTGGAACACTACAAGTTTGTTTCAAGAATATAAAGCAGTGTGTAACATTGTTGCAATACTGTTGAACATTGTACAACATATGAcaactaaaatatatttttttcaacagCAGAAGAATTTGAGACTCCATGCAAATCGGATACATGTTCAGGCAACATATGCGAAATTATCAAAGATCCCACTGTAGCATTCTCATTGCAGCAAATTCTTTATAAGATGTTATCATATAGGCTTGAATCTGGGAGCCAAAATACAAAAGCATCacctttgaaaatttcaaatgtgCAAGCTGATCGTAAGTTAATGTAATTTTCAATCTTTGTAATGTTTCAAAGGCTTATATAAGAAACGTTGATTTCAGATAAATCTACACGTAATGCAAAAACAAATTGCAGGATTACTGCAACTGAAATGGTGGACAAAGTCAAAGAATTCACAATTAGGACATTAGGATCAGAAGCTACGAGTCATTACAAAGATGAGTTGAAACAAACTTTTGCAATAGCTGAAGCTCTTAGTGCTAATATAACTAAACCGACGATGACCGAGGAAAGCGATTTTAAACCAGTATTTGAGTCTACTAAAGTCATAGATGGTACTGAGCGTATCTACGCAGACGACATGGTATTATTAAAAGAAGCGAAGAAGTTTTCATCTGTGGATAAAGAAGTATCTGTTTATTCAGAGAGCCGAGATGTTGGGACCAATGGATCATTTTCACAGTTACCTGTTTGCAATGTAGGAGTTCAAAATGATGTGCAAGTGGAGGGTGTTATATCTATGAATGAATCTGAAATGGATAAAGGAAAGAAGGTAAGTGTCGGTACTCAGAAACGAGATCCTATATTGGTTCGAGTGATAAAGTGCAACGAGAGTCAAACAATTGTCAAGTCGGATAAAGAAACGTTAACTGCAGCCATCGATAttggttttaaaaataaatgcatTGACAAGCGTGTAGAAACCTGTGGTCGGTCAACTTGCTTGCCTTATATAGCTTGTCGGAAATTGAAAGAGGAAAACTTAGAACCTATTTATCAGAAAAAATGTAAATGTCAAATAGATAGTGATTATCGTCAACAACCGTATAAGAATTTCATGTGCGATAAAAACTGTAAGGACAAACCACATCGTGATCAGGATTGGACAGATATTACGAATATCGACGCATTTCGCAATCTTAATAACTCCAAAATTCCATTATGTGTGAAAGCTCGTAAATGTACCTACACgagtaaataattgaaaattacctGCAAACTAATTTTGTGTGTAATAACTGTAGAAGTATAGTTAATGatgtttattcgaaattttattttaaagtcTCATGCAGTAAACTATTTCAATTTATGAATAgaatatattttgaatttttaagttGAAAAGTATCGAATATGCAAATATAGAACAAGACAAAAGAGATCTGAATGGTTAAATACTTCTTGTCAAAGATTTAAACAGCATCATATTATTTCTTTATCATCTTCAGAATTTCTAAGATAACATTAATAGAACTATTATTTCTAATATTATCTATCTCTGTTTAAAATCTGATTGATGCTTTTTaacctttgtaaaaaaaatattccagttACTTTATATCTGGTATTTTAATATCTTCTTTGACTTTTTTTATcatatcgttcaattttttcaactGAATGTATTCATTCACGAATTAAAATACACTATACTGTGTATTGttcttaaatattgtaaaacaaAGTTGAACTTTGTTAAACTTTTTACCATtttcaaatgtaattttaatatctttttatcattttgtaTGTGGGGCCAGGAAATTTGATAAGATATAAATGTAATTCCACCATTAATAATGTaatcaaatattaataaaaagagaataaatatataatttcttgCTAAAgtactttaaaaatttttttttcattcacagTTACATAAATTAAGGAGATGATAAATTAGGTCAAGAATGTAGAAGAACAAACTTCATTTTATTACCTGAAAATGTACAACGTTTTGACAAATGGAACattatatgaaaattaaataatttaattttcatggtAAATTATGTTCACATCATTGAGTCGAAGGCAAACACTTGATACATATACATGTGATAAGTACCAATCATTGGTATctaattgtaataaaatagtataaaaGAGGTTTACGTTCCCTCGTTGtttgtttttatatattttataatagtaCGTTCGTACATGGGAGATTTTGATTTACGTATTTTATTATTGGAATCTTATGACTCAAATATGCATCAAAATTATCTAACGTTCAACTTCCGTCATCCTGAGTACGTTTATATGCATCTTTGTAACAGATACTGCATGATCAACAATTATTCGTTATTGCAAGATTCATGCTAAGTATTAGGATACTTTGAACTGGCATTAGTTAGTTGTAACATGCATTCATATTATAAGAGAAGTTGTATTTCCCTCTATAAAATATCGTaccaacaatttttaaattcaatcgcTAAAACGTGGTGTGAGGTACATATTAAAAAATCGGCAACAAGGGACATATCTGTAATGTTTGCACAATCACTTGCATATCTTATCTTCTCTAAGAACAATCTTATTTATGAAACATAACGaatttacatattacgtgttgTCACTAACAATGATATTGAAGATACGttcgtttttaaaaaattgtcggATTATTTATGGAGAGTATGTACTTAAATTATATCCTTAGTTACATCAGCCACTTGCTGTTAACAGATATAATACTGTTAATTTATTCATTGATTGAAGTCACACTCTCCGTACATAAGTACAGCActtattgttattaaaatatgtatagtaataaattattgtACTTTTGATATTTAATGATTTGTCGATAGTCACTTTGACTCTCGTATGACTAGTTTAAATTGAATTCAGTCATTGCTTCTGCAGCAAATCGTTGCTAATATTAAAATCAACCTCTTTGTAGATTTTATGTACCTGTTGAAagacaaaagaaacgaaataaatgttTTCAATGTTGTGTTTTGTACTGTAACAAAAATTACGTAATACGCACGTAGTATTATTAAAGGGTGTACGCacaaaatgtacaaacatttagtCCTTTTTCTTGGCATCTGCTTTCTCGTCTTTAGCTTGGCCTCGGCCCAGCAATTTGGCTAACGAATCCCAAATTCCTCCGAGGAACAACGCGCAAAACAGATTTTCAAAAGGTACAAACGGATCGTGAATACCCAGCAAAATGGACGACAACTGAAACATAATTAATACTTGACATAATTAAtatgaaagaaataataatgctaaaaagtgaataaaatatgTTTGTACCTTAAAGTATACGAAGAAAATAACGATACCGAAGTAAACTAATGCATGGGGTGCAGAAATGAGATCAGTCTTTTTATCTAGGACAAAGATGATAGACGCAACCATTGATGCTTTTGTAGGgctaaaaaaacaaattattatgTAATAAATGTTGTTTTCTTAATGTATATATTACATCAATAGCTCCAATGAAATACCAATTATAGAGATgatttatacaaaaaaaaaagaaaaggaattggACTTACAAGCTAGGTTGCATAAGTTCCATAGCAGTTGGGGTCCATACTCCTCGTGTAAGACGttcaaacaattttaaaaagccTGCA
The sequence above is drawn from the Ptiloglossa arizonensis isolate GNS036 chromosome 1, iyPtiAriz1_principal, whole genome shotgun sequence genome and encodes:
- the LOC143148389 gene encoding uncharacterized protein LOC143148389 isoform X8, encoding MLKKVIDNEKMNSKTILIAKHPNTSVLKSLNSDNVRNLRKREVEVRRIRPCTNATCDEVAKRSKSGCSSVKSNSTSNKTKEARSTTQTKYVPCPQTRTLRTVSKDREEDTLLNQRPTRDIESRPMGYPMTTPYTSIDLTSNNITEGHNKSYEPPFLQCPLCGWEDAKYKQIERNAVEPVMKQINFVPCSDYYRDLPRERYTPCTGCDKDIMRRSDYTKKHTDDSRDFDISKDPPKQAPYPDLSSNHPEMTAEFYHEPYHVRSIVKSKKDETTKVTKDVACVREPVQTQIVQYDPMANKLLGVTVEAYTWLKIVPSDLKKNVDGATFATQSICQSTQGVQCTKPKLYTKETQLSSKTIPSEVNDASVNTVNYVERETQNTICMPNRPKHCVSLQTLNQIDEKNKHCVTSSICTMESKEVAINTVDKVSKGIQSTICMSRGNLAPSLSFEKMKDIGTTSCFQENHNICVDATYFKKHDISLVRHVGIDVQCVSLTQLKSHESINHCIRSADLKEPMERETEEFETPCKSDTCSGNICEIIKDPTVAFSLQQILYKMLSYRLESGSQNTKASPLKISNVQADHKSTRNAKTNCRITATEMVDKVKEFTIRTLGSEATSHYKDELKQTFAIAEALSANITKPTMTEESDFKPVFESTKVIDGTERIYADDMVLLKEAKKFSSVDKEVSVYSESRDVGTNGSFSQLPVCNVGVQNDVQVEGVISMNESEMDKGKKVSVGTQKRDPILVRVIKCNESQTIVKSDKETLTAAIDIGFKNKCIDKRVETCGRSTCLPYIACRKLKEENLEPIYQKKCKCQIDSDYRQQPYKNFMCDKNCKDKPHRDQDWTDITNIDAFRNLNNSKIPLCVKARKCTYTSK